In methanogenic archaeon ISO4-H5, the following are encoded in one genomic region:
- a CDS encoding ABC transporter ATP-binding protein, translated as MTDALILNDVRKSYGEREAVKGISFSIKEGEIFGLIGPNGAGKTTTLRMICTLLEPTSGTITICGHDNRSEAAEVRKILSYLPEDAGAYKDLTGRDYLKFMAGFFTSGEEFERMVAKAIEVSNLCDRIDSKISTYSKGMSRRLLIARAIMSEPRLAVMDEITSGLDVMNAFEIRELVRELTNHGVTVLISSHNMYEVENLCDRVAMINHGELILCGTPKELKEQFDANNLEEVFIKAVRK; from the coding sequence ATGACTGATGCCTTGATACTGAATGACGTACGCAAGAGCTACGGCGAACGCGAGGCCGTAAAAGGTATCTCATTCTCCATCAAGGAAGGGGAAATCTTCGGACTCATCGGGCCCAACGGAGCCGGCAAGACCACCACGCTCCGTATGATCTGCACATTGCTCGAACCCACGTCTGGCACTATCACTATATGCGGCCACGACAACCGCTCGGAGGCAGCCGAAGTAAGGAAGATCCTCAGCTATCTCCCAGAGGATGCGGGAGCCTACAAGGACCTGACCGGCAGGGACTACCTGAAATTCATGGCAGGATTCTTCACTTCCGGAGAGGAGTTCGAGAGAATGGTGGCCAAGGCCATCGAAGTCAGCAATCTGTGCGACCGTATCGACTCCAAGATCAGCACCTACAGCAAGGGAATGTCCAGGAGGCTGCTCATCGCCAGGGCGATTATGTCCGAGCCCAGGCTGGCGGTAATGGACGAGATCACATCCGGACTCGATGTGATGAACGCATTCGAGATCCGCGAACTTGTCAGAGAACTCACAAACCACGGCGTTACTGTCCTTATTTCATCACATAACATGTACGAGGTCGAGAACCTCTGCGACCGTGTTGCGATGATCAATCACGGAGAGCTCATCCTCTGCGGGACCCCGAAGGAACTCAAGGAGCAGTTCGATGCGAACAACCTCGAAGAGGTCTTCATCAAGGCGGTGAGAAAATGA